One Actinospica robiniae DSM 44927 genomic region harbors:
- a CDS encoding trypsin-like serine peptidase, whose product MHETHQGRELPEDVAAPHVIIPGSDLLQVEQPTDDYQRCVGYLITEMKETISLGTGTLISVGDNYGILTAAHNVYDKTTQRAGLNAVFLPTVTLGRLSEAAIALPGSAIYIPPTYRNNVAGPKDYAIIALRPDQVPDFGVYPTMATIAVDDIADVQITGYPSQPPDPGDPTPAMYYGRGPRIASPDTAFLRYRASTAKGMSGSGVCRISKNTGLPELATVTGVHVDGFGRGDPTTWFNWAVYLTDAVIRELTAQITPGTT is encoded by the coding sequence ATGCACGAGACGCACCAGGGTCGCGAGTTGCCCGAAGACGTTGCCGCACCGCACGTCATCATCCCGGGCAGCGACCTCCTCCAGGTCGAGCAGCCGACCGACGACTACCAGCGCTGCGTGGGCTATCTCATCACGGAGATGAAGGAGACCATCAGCCTGGGCACCGGCACGCTGATCAGCGTGGGCGACAACTACGGCATCCTCACCGCCGCGCACAACGTCTACGACAAGACGACGCAGAGGGCGGGGCTCAATGCCGTCTTCCTGCCCACCGTCACGCTGGGCAGGCTCAGCGAGGCCGCGATCGCCTTGCCGGGAAGCGCGATCTACATCCCGCCGACCTATCGGAACAACGTGGCCGGCCCGAAGGACTACGCGATCATCGCCCTCCGGCCCGATCAGGTTCCCGACTTCGGCGTCTATCCGACCATGGCGACGATCGCGGTGGACGACATCGCCGATGTCCAGATCACCGGATACCCGTCCCAGCCGCCGGACCCCGGCGATCCGACTCCTGCCATGTACTACGGGCGCGGGCCCCGTATCGCGAGCCCCGACACGGCGTTCCTGAGGTACAGGGCGAGCACGGCCAAGGGCATGAGCGGCAGCGGCGTGTGCCGGATCAGCAAGAACACCGGCCTGCCGGAACTCGCCACCGTCACCGGCGTCCACGTCGACGGCTTCGGCAGGGGCGATCCGACGACCTGGTTCAACTGGGCGGTCTACCTGACCGACGCCGTCATCCGGGAGCTCACGGCGCAGATCACGCCCGGCACGACCTGA
- a CDS encoding putative bifunctional diguanylate cyclase/phosphodiesterase: protein MTSRPSRTDPIASTARPDRVLRGLVAAFLVISAAAFGCYELLPAGQMASWAVLGIAALAAVVVGVMRHKPDPALPWVLLGVSLAIEIIADLVYQSLGGSIGGDGPFPSAADAIYVAVYPVMIYALLGFVRRDPPEYSRGTLLDVLIVAVGFGALSWGVFSVPVTPLPQLSVLAMTILFAYLLGDPLVFALTLQLPLSGRLRSWPVWLLLLGALGSLYSDTYFALTELHPDWPSAPGEIIGYAAFYITWGLAALLPAMAKVVQPPAGRPWALVAPRTWIALLCCAALISPVLLLVNAYRSTPRDTQVLVGCCITIFLLVFARLVQAMRAWQRTSLRREAQAYLHTLIADAQDSIIVASPRGEVRFSSHSAQRLFGARLGRGPVSGLFTGGDRDRVAHCFDELDDDPHAAPRWPTAVHVRSADERIVRAEARWSDLREDPAVRGIALTLRDVTEERRLEDELRKQALTDPLTGLMNRQALQLLMLRDQNAAAEDPGAGGLLMIDLDDFKEVNDTLGHPIGDEVLVAFAGRILEHVRAEDAVARLGGDEFAVLMAHRSDPSMLEAVAQRLGEAFDEPLETSAGPLRVAASLGLVAFGPAAYPETPDEAQAQEADRDTDPDALMRAADLAMYAAKAEGKHRWRRYHAGLLDQAVRRSELRAALDETLAQGALAVWYQPIVHLDTRQVFGFEALVRWPHPTLGLLGPDVFIPLAEETGQILELGRQVLRIAAKQAVAWSALRPVPGCSINVNVSVRQLREEGFVEAVRDVVAEVGIEPRHLVLEVTETALLDHDDVEVRERLQHLRDLGVAIALDDFGTGYASLISLHDMPIDIIKVDKSFTSRLTTSDRMRRLVRGLLAIGEAMGIHTMAEGVESWEQHEQLLALGTRAGQGFLYGRPLTPADASTVWVAHRPLPVEDPRTSPDA from the coding sequence TTGACCTCCCGCCCCTCCCGTACGGACCCGATCGCCAGCACCGCCCGGCCCGACCGCGTCTTGCGGGGCCTGGTGGCCGCGTTCCTCGTGATCTCGGCCGCGGCGTTCGGCTGCTACGAGCTCCTGCCGGCCGGCCAGATGGCGTCCTGGGCGGTGCTCGGGATCGCCGCGCTCGCCGCCGTGGTCGTCGGAGTGATGCGGCATAAGCCGGACCCGGCGCTGCCGTGGGTGCTGTTGGGCGTCTCCCTGGCGATCGAGATCATCGCCGACCTGGTCTACCAGTCGCTCGGCGGCTCGATCGGCGGCGACGGACCCTTCCCCAGCGCAGCGGACGCGATCTATGTCGCCGTCTACCCGGTGATGATCTACGCGCTGCTGGGGTTCGTCCGGCGCGATCCGCCGGAGTACAGCCGCGGGACCCTGCTGGACGTGCTGATCGTGGCGGTCGGGTTCGGAGCGCTCAGCTGGGGAGTGTTCAGCGTTCCGGTCACACCGCTGCCGCAGCTGTCGGTGCTGGCCATGACGATCCTGTTCGCGTACCTGCTCGGGGACCCGCTGGTGTTCGCGCTCACGCTCCAACTGCCGCTGTCCGGGCGGCTGCGCTCCTGGCCGGTCTGGCTGCTGCTGCTCGGCGCGCTCGGATCGCTCTACTCCGACACCTACTTCGCGCTGACGGAGCTGCACCCGGACTGGCCGTCGGCGCCCGGTGAGATCATCGGCTATGCAGCCTTCTACATCACGTGGGGTCTGGCCGCGCTGCTGCCAGCGATGGCGAAGGTCGTGCAGCCGCCGGCGGGACGGCCCTGGGCGCTGGTCGCCCCGCGCACCTGGATCGCGCTGCTGTGCTGCGCGGCGCTGATCAGCCCGGTGCTGCTGCTCGTCAACGCCTACCGCTCCACGCCACGCGACACGCAGGTGCTGGTGGGCTGCTGCATCACGATCTTCCTGCTCGTCTTCGCCCGGCTCGTCCAGGCGATGCGGGCGTGGCAGCGCACGTCGTTGCGGCGCGAGGCCCAGGCCTATCTGCACACCCTGATCGCGGATGCGCAGGACTCCATCATCGTGGCCTCCCCGCGCGGCGAAGTGCGCTTCTCCAGCCACTCCGCGCAGCGTCTGTTCGGCGCGCGGCTCGGCCGCGGCCCGGTGTCCGGGCTCTTCACCGGCGGCGACCGGGACCGGGTCGCGCACTGCTTCGACGAGCTCGACGACGATCCGCACGCCGCGCCGCGCTGGCCGACCGCCGTACACGTGCGGTCCGCGGACGAGCGGATCGTGCGCGCCGAGGCCCGGTGGAGCGACTTGCGCGAGGATCCGGCCGTGCGCGGCATCGCGTTGACGCTGCGCGACGTGACCGAGGAGCGGCGGCTCGAGGACGAGCTGCGCAAGCAGGCGCTGACCGATCCGCTGACCGGGTTGATGAACCGTCAGGCGCTGCAGCTGCTGATGCTCCGGGACCAGAACGCGGCCGCTGAGGACCCGGGCGCCGGGGGCCTGCTGATGATCGACCTCGATGACTTCAAGGAGGTCAACGACACCCTCGGCCATCCGATCGGCGACGAGGTGCTGGTGGCGTTCGCCGGTCGGATCCTGGAGCACGTGCGCGCGGAGGACGCCGTGGCCAGGCTCGGCGGCGACGAGTTCGCCGTGCTCATGGCGCACCGCTCGGACCCGTCGATGCTCGAGGCGGTCGCGCAGCGGCTCGGCGAGGCGTTCGACGAACCGCTGGAGACCAGCGCCGGACCGCTGCGGGTGGCGGCGAGCCTAGGACTCGTCGCCTTCGGGCCGGCGGCGTACCCCGAGACGCCGGACGAGGCGCAGGCGCAGGAAGCCGACCGGGACACGGACCCCGACGCGTTGATGCGCGCGGCCGACCTGGCGATGTACGCGGCGAAGGCCGAGGGCAAGCACCGCTGGCGCCGCTATCACGCCGGCCTGCTCGACCAGGCCGTACGCCGGTCCGAGCTGCGCGCGGCCCTCGACGAGACGCTCGCGCAGGGCGCGCTCGCCGTCTGGTACCAGCCGATCGTCCACCTCGACACGCGGCAGGTCTTCGGCTTCGAGGCCCTGGTCCGCTGGCCGCATCCCACCCTCGGCCTGCTCGGGCCCGATGTGTTCATCCCGCTGGCGGAGGAGACCGGGCAGATCCTGGAGCTGGGACGGCAGGTGCTGCGGATCGCCGCGAAACAGGCGGTGGCCTGGAGTGCCCTGAGACCCGTCCCGGGCTGCTCCATCAACGTCAACGTGTCGGTGCGTCAACTGCGCGAAGAGGGATTCGTCGAGGCGGTGCGCGACGTCGTCGCGGAGGTCGGGATCGAGCCGAGGCACCTGGTGCTCGAGGTCACCGAGACGGCGCTGCTCGATCACGACGACGTCGAGGTGCGCGAGCGCCTGCAGCATCTGCGCGACCTCGGCGTCGCCATCGCGCTGGACGACTTCGGCACTGGCTACGCCTCGCTGATCTCGCTGCACGACATGCCGATCGACATCATCAAGGTGGACAAGTCGTTCACCAGCAGACTCACCACCTCCGACCGCATGCGCCGACTCGTCCGGGGCCTGCTCGCGATCGGCGAGGCGATGGGCATCCATACGATGGCGGAGGGCGTCGAGTCCTGGGAACAGCACGAACAGCTGCTCGCCCTCGGCACCCGAGCGGGGCAGGGCTTTCTGTACGGACGGCCGCTGACCCCCGCGGACGCCTCGACGGTGTGGGTGGCGCACCGCCCGCTTCCGGTGGAGGACCCGCGGACGTCGCCGGATGCGTGA
- a CDS encoding GTP-binding protein, whose translation MGYDGSEPWSGPREGSAAAAVKFLIAGGFGVGKTTMVGAVSEVAPLRTEEYLTVASVGVDDMAGIGEKVTTTVAMDFGRITISPDLVVYLFGTPGQDRFWFMWDDLVLGALGAVVIADTRRLQSSFGAIDFFENRGIPFVVAVNCFDGRLERSIAEVRDALDLDPRVPILMGDLRHRTVSRDVLLCLVDHLMAGYGQVATERATG comes from the coding sequence ATGGGTTACGACGGCTCTGAGCCGTGGTCCGGCCCGCGCGAGGGCAGCGCGGCGGCCGCGGTGAAGTTCCTGATCGCCGGCGGCTTCGGCGTGGGCAAGACGACGATGGTCGGGGCGGTGAGCGAGGTCGCGCCGCTGCGCACCGAGGAGTACCTGACGGTCGCGAGCGTCGGCGTGGACGACATGGCCGGCATCGGCGAGAAGGTCACCACGACGGTGGCGATGGACTTCGGGCGCATCACGATCAGCCCCGACCTGGTGGTCTACCTCTTCGGCACGCCGGGGCAGGACCGCTTCTGGTTCATGTGGGACGACCTCGTGCTCGGGGCACTCGGCGCGGTGGTGATCGCCGACACCCGGCGGCTGCAGTCGAGCTTCGGCGCCATCGACTTCTTCGAGAACCGCGGCATCCCGTTCGTGGTCGCGGTCAACTGCTTCGACGGACGCCTGGAGCGCTCGATCGCGGAGGTGCGCGACGCCCTCGACCTCGACCCGCGCGTCCCCATCCTGATGGGGGACCTGCGCCACCGCACGGTCAGCCGCGATGTGCTGCTGTGCCTCGTCGACCATCTGATGGCGGGCTACGGGCAGGTGGCGACGGAGCGCGCGACCGGGTGA
- a CDS encoding DUF742 domain-containing protein — protein MPERHWADVPLDDDPENSSVRPYTITQGRTASARPDLSLITVVAAIDPPPAQLPVRGLEPEHRFILDRCATPTAIAELAAELDLPVAVTKILICDLIALGAVTTRHPRAVTAGQQPDKRLLEAVRDGLRRL, from the coding sequence ATGCCGGAGCGCCACTGGGCCGACGTGCCCCTCGATGACGATCCGGAGAACTCCTCGGTCCGGCCGTACACGATCACCCAGGGCCGCACCGCTTCCGCCCGGCCGGATCTGAGCCTGATCACGGTGGTCGCCGCGATCGACCCGCCGCCGGCGCAGCTGCCGGTGCGCGGCCTCGAGCCGGAGCACCGTTTCATCCTGGACCGATGCGCCACCCCCACGGCCATCGCCGAGCTCGCCGCGGAGCTCGACCTCCCGGTGGCCGTGACGAAGATCCTGATCTGCGACCTGATCGCGCTGGGCGCCGTGACCACCCGTCATCCGCGGGCCGTGACGGCCGGGCAGCAGCCGGACAAACGACTCCTGGAGGCGGTGCGAGATGGGTTACGACGGCTCTGA
- a CDS encoding roadblock/LC7 domain-containing protein gives MTERSSLPQRTTATDRDLDWLLDRLVDQVPGTRHAIVLSDDGLVVSQSKGIERADAERLAAIATGQQSLARGVGELFGGGGVRQIIVELAGLWLFVSAAGHGTHLAVLADQEVDAEVMAVAMHTLVLQVGRHLGTETRVGPEHGEEGADAGAPLGRRAPR, from the coding sequence ATGACAGAGCGATCCTCCCTGCCGCAGCGCACCACGGCCACCGACCGCGACCTCGACTGGCTGCTCGACCGCCTGGTCGACCAGGTCCCCGGCACCCGGCACGCGATCGTGCTGTCCGACGACGGCCTCGTGGTCAGCCAGTCGAAGGGGATCGAGCGCGCCGACGCCGAGCGGCTGGCCGCGATCGCCACCGGGCAGCAGAGCCTGGCCCGCGGGGTCGGCGAGCTGTTCGGCGGCGGCGGCGTGCGCCAGATCATCGTGGAGCTGGCGGGCCTGTGGCTGTTCGTCAGCGCGGCCGGCCACGGCACGCACCTCGCCGTGCTGGCGGACCAGGAGGTGGACGCCGAGGTGATGGCGGTGGCCATGCACACCCTGGTGCTGCAGGTCGGCCGGCACCTCGGCACCGAGACCCGGGTCGGTCCGGAACACGGCGAGGAGGGAGCCGATGCCGGAGCGCCACTGGGCCGACGTGCCCCTCGATGA
- a CDS encoding sensor histidine kinase → MALHARTARPQRTAQGRRTAENGDGRQLSLRVVLLVLAFVPSAAMVALLADNSGQLYSDWQTAKNRENSVVVHNGSVPTVEIFYALQQERQLNAAALADPAAYKAKLAQARKATDASATILSSLSGGMPADITASLQQLEAGLTKLPAYRAAIDNGTATQQQAFDEYTALVGSDLSLFTALSKTGVADIDVKVAPTMLPAWGQEMISREDAIITAGAASGRLTGAQRAEIAQAVGAQQFIYQDEVIPSFPASISGLYQSLITGSTWQQKTAVEQSLLSAPESAGSGDTAVSPALGRQWQQVTAALDPRLMQVTQVETGYILASGNEVLSSLRSHLILQSVLGAVGVILVIAFTSWLVGRLRRRISALREAAIRLETRLPEVVERMRRGEQVDAAAELPELRYSGDELGMLGRALNAARSSALETSVRQVEQYRGFERLLQRIARRTQLLIGLQMKRLSEMERQYEDSAMLEGLFDLDHLTTRLRRYEENLVILGGGQPQRRWRKPVPLLNVLRSAQGEVQDYRRIRIDTRSRVWIAERAVGALVHMLAELMENAVSFSKPPTPVEVSAAPVSHGLAVEIEDRGVGMDDAQYVEINAMMIEPPRMDVLSRADDARLGLYVVARLAANLGVKVELRPSSFGGTRVVVLIPAELVLSEEQLPPSIADDDEFEAGSRLSAIIAAAEEAAALPVEASAPERIGVPEPEPALAAVGLPAAVPDGGSGLDPLPRRVRQASLVTELRRPGDGNGAAAEPAQAEAAPEPVRPGRAGATVGAFQRQSRLARLAAEGEPNTEEGER, encoded by the coding sequence GTGGCACTCCATGCGCGAACGGCACGGCCTCAGCGAACGGCGCAGGGCCGGCGGACCGCGGAGAACGGCGACGGCCGGCAGCTCTCCCTGCGCGTCGTCCTGCTCGTCCTGGCGTTCGTCCCCAGCGCCGCGATGGTGGCGCTGCTGGCCGACAACTCGGGGCAGCTCTACAGCGACTGGCAGACTGCGAAGAACCGCGAGAACAGCGTGGTCGTCCACAACGGGTCGGTCCCGACGGTCGAGATCTTCTACGCCCTCCAGCAGGAGCGCCAGCTGAACGCGGCCGCATTGGCGGATCCCGCGGCGTACAAAGCGAAACTGGCGCAGGCGCGCAAGGCCACGGACGCCTCGGCCACGATCCTCTCCTCGCTCTCCGGCGGGATGCCCGCGGACATCACCGCGAGCCTGCAGCAGCTCGAGGCGGGCCTGACGAAGCTTCCGGCCTACCGGGCCGCGATCGACAACGGCACGGCCACGCAGCAGCAGGCCTTCGACGAGTACACGGCCCTGGTCGGCTCGGACCTGTCGCTGTTCACCGCGTTGAGCAAAACCGGCGTCGCAGACATCGACGTCAAGGTCGCGCCGACGATGCTCCCGGCCTGGGGACAGGAGATGATCTCGCGCGAGGACGCGATCATCACCGCCGGCGCGGCCTCCGGCCGGCTGACCGGCGCTCAGCGTGCTGAGATCGCCCAGGCCGTCGGCGCCCAGCAGTTCATCTACCAGGACGAGGTCATCCCGAGCTTCCCGGCGTCTATCTCAGGCCTCTACCAGAGCCTGATCACCGGCTCGACCTGGCAGCAGAAGACCGCGGTCGAGCAGAGCCTGCTCAGCGCGCCCGAGTCCGCGGGCAGCGGCGACACGGCGGTGTCGCCGGCGCTCGGCCGGCAGTGGCAGCAGGTCACGGCCGCGCTCGATCCGCGGCTCATGCAGGTGACCCAGGTCGAGACCGGCTACATCCTGGCGAGCGGCAACGAGGTGCTCAGTTCGCTGCGTTCGCACCTGATCCTGCAGAGCGTCCTGGGCGCGGTAGGCGTCATCCTGGTGATCGCGTTCACCTCCTGGCTCGTCGGCCGGCTGCGGCGGCGCATCTCCGCGCTGCGCGAGGCGGCGATCCGGCTCGAGACGCGGCTGCCCGAGGTGGTCGAGCGGATGCGGCGGGGCGAGCAGGTCGACGCGGCCGCGGAACTTCCGGAGCTGCGCTACAGCGGCGACGAACTGGGCATGCTGGGCCGGGCGCTGAACGCGGCCCGGAGCAGCGCGCTGGAGACGTCGGTGCGGCAGGTCGAGCAGTACCGCGGCTTCGAGCGGCTGCTGCAGCGCATCGCGCGGCGCACGCAGCTGCTGATCGGCCTGCAGATGAAGCGGCTGAGCGAGATGGAGCGGCAGTACGAGGACTCCGCGATGCTCGAGGGCCTGTTCGACCTCGACCATCTCACCACGCGGCTGCGCCGGTACGAGGAGAACCTGGTCATCCTCGGCGGCGGGCAGCCGCAACGGCGCTGGCGCAAGCCGGTCCCGCTGCTCAACGTGCTGCGTTCGGCCCAGGGCGAGGTGCAGGACTACCGGCGGATCCGGATCGACACGCGCAGCCGGGTGTGGATCGCCGAACGCGCGGTCGGCGCGCTCGTGCACATGCTCGCGGAGCTGATGGAGAACGCCGTCTCCTTCTCCAAGCCGCCGACGCCGGTCGAGGTGAGCGCCGCGCCGGTGTCGCACGGCCTGGCGGTCGAGATCGAGGACCGCGGCGTCGGCATGGACGATGCACAGTATGTTGAGATCAATGCTATGATGATCGAGCCGCCCCGGATGGACGTGCTCTCCCGGGCCGACGACGCGCGCCTCGGCCTGTACGTGGTGGCCCGGCTGGCGGCGAACCTCGGGGTGAAGGTCGAGCTGCGGCCCTCCTCCTTCGGCGGCACGCGCGTGGTCGTGCTGATCCCGGCCGAGCTCGTGCTCAGCGAGGAGCAGCTGCCGCCCTCCATCGCCGACGACGACGAGTTCGAAGCCGGCAGCCGGCTTTCGGCGATCATCGCCGCCGCCGAAGAGGCGGCCGCGCTGCCGGTCGAAGCGAGCGCGCCGGAGCGGATCGGCGTGCCCGAGCCCGAGCCGGCACTCGCGGCCGTCGGCTTGCCGGCGGCGGTCCCGGACGGCGGGTCCGGGCTCGATCCGCTGCCGCGCCGGGTACGCCAGGCGAGCCTGGTGACGGAGCTGCGCAGGCCCGGCGACGGAAACGGCGCTGCCGCCGAGCCGGCGCAGGCCGAAGCGGCGCCGGAACCGGTGCGACCGGGACGGGCCGGGGCCACGGTCGGCGCCTTCCAACGCCAGTCCCGGCTGGCGCGGCTGGCCGCCGAGGGCGAACCGAACACGGAAGAAGGCGAACGATGA
- a CDS encoding glycosyl hydrolase family 28-related protein has protein sequence MSPNIPAAGPAWSGGPRPRRKTPVTIALVTVATGTLTLTGAGAAHAASGATPTAVTRAALDPSLVAGRGAAVGFQEQEAENAVTDGTVIGPSTTAYTLPAEASGRSAVTLDPGQYVEFTLPAATNAITVRYSIPDAPDGGGITAPLDVTANGRDQRVMTLTSQYSWLYNEYPYSNDPNAGPLDPDWWTTECSCVPDQTTPEPTFPTPWRPSHFYDEERLFLGKTYQAGQKIRLSVPTSGGVATTVDLMDSQLVAPPKVDLKALNVLLFGADPTGRRDSAPALNAAIALAQKTGLKVYVPPGTYQVNQHIIVDNVTIEGAGNWYTVFKGHQVTLSTPAPDGSVHTGVGFYGKDASAGGSDNVHLSGFAIEGDVRERIDTDQVNGIGGSFNDSTFDGLYIQHTKVGIWLDGPMTNDKFTNNMIVDQIADGINFHTGVTDSVASNNFIRNTGDDGMAMWSQTTEDADDTFDHNTVQTPVLANGIALYGGTDNTVSNNLIADPIREGSGIQLGSRFTSQAFTGHAWITNNTTVRAGTYELNWNIGLGAIWIYALEQNINADIEVVGDDFLDNTYNAIMLVSDYSVKDLYSITNVHFKNIEVDGTGTSVVSARSAGNATFQNVVARNVGAVGINNCGAFDFTPAGSEFTVTDLGGNTGGGTTGPWLASWELPNTITCDDRPPVVVPPVPSPWS, from the coding sequence ATGTCCCCGAACATCCCCGCCGCCGGACCCGCCTGGTCCGGCGGGCCCCGGCCGAGGCGCAAGACCCCGGTGACGATCGCCCTGGTGACCGTCGCCACCGGCACGCTCACCCTGACCGGCGCCGGCGCCGCCCACGCGGCCTCCGGTGCCACCCCGACCGCGGTCACCCGGGCCGCCCTCGACCCCTCGCTCGTGGCCGGCCGCGGCGCGGCCGTGGGCTTCCAGGAGCAGGAGGCCGAGAACGCGGTCACCGACGGCACCGTGATCGGGCCGAGCACCACGGCCTACACGCTGCCCGCGGAGGCCTCGGGCCGGTCCGCGGTCACCCTGGACCCGGGCCAGTACGTCGAGTTCACCCTGCCGGCCGCGACCAACGCGATCACCGTGCGCTACAGCATCCCGGACGCGCCCGACGGCGGCGGCATCACCGCCCCGCTGGACGTCACGGCCAACGGCCGCGACCAGCGCGTCATGACCCTGACATCTCAGTACTCGTGGCTCTACAACGAGTATCCGTACTCCAACGACCCGAACGCGGGGCCGCTGGACCCGGACTGGTGGACCACCGAGTGCAGCTGCGTGCCGGACCAGACCACCCCGGAGCCGACCTTCCCGACCCCGTGGCGGCCGAGCCACTTCTACGACGAGGAGCGGCTCTTCCTCGGCAAGACCTACCAGGCCGGCCAGAAGATCCGGCTGTCCGTGCCGACCTCGGGCGGCGTGGCCACCACGGTCGACCTGATGGACTCGCAGCTCGTCGCGCCGCCCAAGGTGGACCTGAAGGCGCTCAACGTGCTGCTGTTCGGCGCCGACCCGACCGGCCGGCGTGACTCGGCACCCGCGCTCAACGCCGCGATCGCGCTCGCCCAGAAGACCGGTCTGAAGGTGTACGTCCCGCCGGGCACCTACCAGGTGAACCAGCACATCATCGTCGACAACGTGACGATTGAGGGCGCCGGCAACTGGTACACCGTCTTCAAGGGCCACCAGGTCACCCTGAGCACGCCCGCGCCGGACGGCTCCGTGCACACCGGCGTCGGCTTCTACGGCAAGGACGCGTCGGCGGGCGGCAGCGACAACGTCCACCTGTCCGGGTTCGCGATCGAGGGCGACGTGCGCGAGCGCATCGACACCGACCAGGTCAACGGGATCGGCGGATCGTTCAACGACTCGACCTTCGACGGCCTCTACATCCAGCACACGAAGGTCGGCATCTGGCTCGACGGCCCGATGACGAACGACAAGTTCACGAACAACATGATCGTGGACCAGATCGCGGACGGCATCAACTTCCACACCGGCGTGACCGACTCGGTCGCGTCGAACAACTTCATCCGCAACACCGGCGACGACGGCATGGCCATGTGGTCGCAGACCACTGAGGACGCGGACGACACCTTCGACCACAACACCGTGCAGACGCCGGTCCTCGCGAACGGCATCGCCCTCTACGGCGGCACGGACAACACGGTCTCGAACAACCTGATCGCGGACCCGATCCGCGAGGGCAGCGGCATCCAGCTCGGCTCCCGGTTCACCTCGCAGGCCTTCACCGGGCACGCGTGGATCACGAACAACACCACGGTCCGCGCCGGAACCTACGAGCTGAACTGGAACATCGGCCTCGGCGCGATCTGGATCTACGCGCTCGAGCAGAACATCAACGCCGACATCGAGGTGGTCGGGGACGACTTCCTCGACAACACCTACAACGCGATCATGCTGGTCTCCGACTACTCGGTCAAGGACCTGTATTCGATCACGAACGTCCACTTCAAGAACATCGAAGTGGACGGCACCGGCACCTCGGTGGTCAGCGCCCGCTCGGCCGGCAACGCCACGTTCCAGAACGTGGTGGCCCGCAACGTCGGCGCGGTCGGCATCAACAACTGCGGCGCCTTCGACTTCACGCCGGCCGGCTCCGAGTTCACCGTGACCGACCTCGGCGGCAACACCGGGGGCGGCACGACCGGCCCCTGGCTCGCCTCCTGGGAGCTGCCGAACACCATCACCTGCGACGACCGGCCCCCGGTCGTGGTGCCGCCGGTGCCCTCGCCCTGGTCGTAA
- a CDS encoding SAM-dependent methyltransferase: MNLRRPAPTANDLALPSTARIYDYLLGGHENYKVDREAAKNMVAAVPDSPTAVRSNRAFLYRAVRFLAGEAGITQFIDIGSGLPTQLNVHQVAHGIRPDAHVVYVDYDPLVNAFGNALLSTSETVSFARRDLRLPGEVLGDPQVRKLIDFDRPVAVLLIAMLQFIDEDEDPNSIVAQLLDALPSGSYVAISHVVDEPRTRAIAEVQQRANTHAWTPRSAERIRRFFDGLELVEPGLSVACRWRQDPDIPMLPRPADLPILLNPDGTEQDVDWLLAGIGRKP, encoded by the coding sequence GTGAACTTGCGCCGACCGGCTCCGACCGCAAACGACCTGGCACTGCCGAGCACGGCACGGATCTACGACTACCTGTTGGGCGGGCACGAGAACTACAAGGTGGACCGCGAAGCCGCCAAGAACATGGTCGCCGCGGTCCCCGACTCGCCGACGGCGGTCCGGTCCAACCGCGCGTTCCTCTACCGCGCCGTGCGCTTCCTGGCCGGTGAAGCCGGAATAACGCAGTTCATCGACATCGGTTCCGGTCTGCCCACGCAGCTGAACGTGCACCAGGTCGCGCACGGCATCCGCCCCGACGCCCACGTGGTCTACGTCGACTACGACCCGCTGGTCAACGCCTTCGGCAACGCCCTGCTGTCCACCAGCGAGACGGTCTCCTTCGCCCGAAGGGACCTGCGCCTGCCCGGCGAGGTGCTCGGCGACCCCCAGGTGCGCAAGCTGATCGACTTCGACCGCCCGGTGGCCGTGCTGCTGATCGCGATGCTCCAGTTCATCGACGAGGACGAGGACCCGAACAGCATCGTCGCCCAGCTCCTCGACGCCCTGCCCTCCGGCAGCTACGTCGCCATATCGCACGTCGTGGACGAGCCGCGCACCCGCGCCATCGCGGAGGTCCAGCAGCGCGCCAACACCCACGCGTGGACGCCCCGCTCAGCCGAGCGGATCCGCCGCTTCTTCGACGGCCTCGAGCTCGTCGAGCCGGGCCTCAGCGTCGCCTGCCGCTGGCGCCAGGATCCTGACATCCCCATGCTCCCCCGCCCGGCCGACCTGCCCATCCTGCTCAACCCGGACGGCACCGAGCAGGACGTCGACTGGCTGCTCGCCGGGATCGGCCGCAAGCCGTAG
- a CDS encoding SigE family RNA polymerase sigma factor, whose protein sequence is MDRASEQRYCDFVLSRRAGLLREAYLLVGDVHLAEDLVQTVLAKIYVAWHRVSASDAPDAYVRKMLINTNVSRHRRRRVAEVLTDAPPDAADLASAQSHAPSSAVIEALMGLSRRQRTAIVLRFWDDLPESAVAELMGCSVGSVRTHTARAMARLRAVPDLRQPAAHER, encoded by the coding sequence GTGGACCGCGCGAGCGAGCAGCGCTACTGCGACTTCGTCCTGTCCCGGCGCGCCGGCCTGCTCCGCGAGGCGTACCTGCTCGTCGGCGACGTGCACCTGGCCGAAGACCTGGTGCAGACGGTGCTGGCGAAGATCTACGTCGCCTGGCACCGGGTGAGCGCGAGCGACGCGCCGGACGCGTACGTCCGCAAGATGCTGATCAACACGAACGTCTCCCGGCACCGCCGGCGCCGGGTGGCCGAGGTGCTGACCGACGCGCCGCCGGACGCGGCCGACCTGGCGTCGGCGCAGTCGCACGCTCCGAGCAGCGCCGTCATCGAGGCGCTGATGGGCCTTTCCCGGCGTCAGCGGACCGCGATCGTGCTGCGGTTCTGGGACGACCTGCCGGAGTCCGCGGTGGCCGAGCTGATGGGCTGCTCGGTCGGTTCCGTGCGCACGCACACGGCCCGGGCGATGGCCCGGCTGCGCGCCGTGCCCGATCTGCGGCAACCGGCCGCGCACGAGAGATGA